The stretch of DNA GCAGTATATCCTTGATATTTTATCGGACAATTCTTCATTAAGAAGGACTGCCTGCAAGTGTCCAAGCATGGATAGAGAGAAATCTGTCTGTCCCACACAGTAAGAATGTTCATCCGGATACTGTGGTTTTCCATGCCGGACCAGATAAAGGCTACGCATTTAAAAATCCTCCGAAACATTCTTCAAATATTTTTTTTGAACAGGAACGTGTTTCTTCTGAAAAACGGGCATATCGTTTCAGAAATTCTTCGCCGTATGGTGTCAGTTCGCTATGGCTTCCCCTTGTACCGCCCTGGCTTCTGATGATCAGAGGTTCATGAAGCTGTGATTCCAGGGTATGGATCAGGTTCCAGCTGGTAGAATAGGAAATGTGCATGCGCTCACAGGCATCACGGACAGATCCTGTTTCATGGATCAGTGTAAGCAGCGAATAGAGCTTTTCATCAAAAAAAACTTTTTCCCGGGCTAGCTGAATATGGATTTCAGAACGGATTAGGCTCTGGTTGTGTATGCGGAGGAGTTCATCGTAATCCTCTGGTGTATCAGCATCATGAATAATACCGGGATCCTCTACATTAAGATAATACATGGGTTCCCCGCAATTATCCACAGCACCTTTAAGTCCTGATTTTCCGTCATCACTTAGAATGGAATCAATCAGTGTGGAACGAATCAGAATGGGATGACCGGGATTGCCATTACAGACCGGAGTTACAAGGGGACGCCCCAGAGAGAGCATTTGCGTGACTGTCTGGGCTGTGAACAGCGGAACATCAACAGGTGTAAAGAGTACCGTATCCACTTTGTCTTTCAGATACTCAAGTCCGATCCTGACAGAATCAAACATATGAGTGTTTGCATAGTTCTCATTTCGAAGAAAGACTACATTATTGGAAGCCAGGTGGCATTCCAGAACATCTGCATGATATCCGGTTACCACTACTACTTTGGAGATTCCGGCCTGCCGGAAATTATTGATCACGCGCTGTGCGATGGAAATGGAGCCAAGCTGAAGCATGGGTTTAAAGTCTCCCATTCGTGATGATTTCCCCGCAGCCACGATGAGGGCGCCTGTCTGCATTCAGATACCTCCTTCTTTCAATGACATTATACAAATTTGATATTATTATAACATATAAAAGAATAAAAATAGTTAAAATTTTAAATACAACAAAATAAAATTGTCTGGAATATATAAAATAGCCAACTATTAATTATTTGTAATTTGTATAATTGTGCAAAATCATGGTAGTATGGATATATAAAATAACGTGGACAGGAGAACTTTTTTATGGATAAGATTTTTGAGATTACCGCAAAAGAAGTTACTGTACAGGTAAAAGATGAGCGTACAGGGGTTGTATACAGCCGGACGCTTCCCATCGATTATTATGAGAATGCAAATGTTTTAAAGCTCAGCGGTGAGAATCTGGACGGAAGCAGTTCTTCCATTGTTTTCTATTCCGCCAGAGGAATAGAGAGACTGAAAGATCTGACAGGCAGAGGAGCTGACCATGATCCGTGCGGAACGCATAAGCCTGAAGATCAGTAAGATGGAAACGAATATTTTTAAAAGGAGGAATGGGACATGATTAAAAAGACATTGAAGATTAATGGTGTTGAGAGAATACTTATTCTTGATAAGGATGAGACACTGGCGCAGGTACTCCGTAATCACCTTCTTCTTACAGGATGTAAGATCGGCTGCGGTGAAGGTCACTGTGGAGCCTGTAATGTTATTATGAACGGAAAAGTTACAAGATCCTGTATCTATAAGATGAGTCGTGTTCCCGATCATGCAGAGATCACAACCATTGAAGGTGTGGGAACAATTTCTGATATGCACCCGATCCAAGTTGCGTGGATGGCATATGGATGTGCACAGTGCGGTTTCTGTTCACCGGGATTTATTATTTCCGCAAAAGTACTTCTGGATAATAATCCAAGTCCTACCCGTGAGGAGGTAAGAGACTGGTTTAATAAACAGCGTAATCTCTGCCGTTGTACAGGTTATAAGCCGCTGATTGATGCTACTATGGCAGCAGCAGCAGTTATGCGCGGTGAGATGACAAAGGAAGACCTTGTGTTCAAACAGACAGGGGATTCTATTGTTGGAACAAATTATATCCGTCCGTCAGCAGCACAGAAGGTAACAGGTACCTGGGACTTTGGTGCAGATGATGCGTTAAAGATGCCATCAGGAACACTTCGTCTTGCTCTTACACAGGCAAAGGTTTCTCATGCAAATATCCTCAGCATTGACACAACAGAAGCAGAGAGCATGCCTGGTGTTGTCCGTGTTATCACAGCAAAAGATATTAAGGCAGCAGGCGGAACCAATAAGATCAATGGTCTTGTAATGCTTCCAAAACACAACAAAACAGACGGATTCGAACGTCCTGTACTCTGCGATGAAAAAATCTTCCAGTTTGGTGATGCGATTGCCATTGTAGCTGCTGATACAGAAGAGCATGCACGGGCAGCAGCAGAAGCAGTTAAAGTTGAGATTGAAGAGCTTCCTGCATACATGAATGCAATGGATGCCATCGCACCGGATGCAGCGGAGATTCATCCCGGTACTCCGAACGCATTCTTTGAGACAAACTGTATCAAGGGTCCTGATTTTGACTGGGACAGCATTCCGGATTCACAGCAGGTTGAGATAGAATCTTACTGTTCACGTCAGCCTCATCTTCATCTTGAGCCGGACTGCGGTTATGGTTATATTGACGAAGACGGTATGATAACTGTTCATTCCAAATCCATTGGTATCCATCTGCATATGCCTATGATCGCTGATGGTATCGGTGTGCCAATGGAGAACTTACGAATTGTTCAGAACCATGCAGGAGGAACCTTTGGTTATAAGTTCTCTCCTACAAATGAGGCTTTGATCGGTGCTGCTGTTAAGATTCTTGAACGTCCAGTATCTCTGGTATTTAATCAGTTCCAGAATATTACATATACAGGAAAGAGATCTCCTGCATTTATGAATATCAAGCTTGCAGCAGATGAAAACGGTAAGCTTCTTGCACTCTGGGGCAATAACTATGTGGATCATGGTCCATACTCAGAATTCGGTGACCTGCTTACAATGAGACTTTCCCAGTTTACAGGTGCAGGTTATGGAATCAATTCTATTCGCAATAAATCTACAACAGTATTTACAAACCACGCATGGGGTTCCGCATTCCGTGCTTACGGTTCTCCGCAGTCTTACATGGGATCTGAGATCGCGATAGATGTTCTGGCAGCAAAGATGGGAATCGACCCGTTCGATATCCGTGAAATGAACTGTTACAAAGAATCCGAAGGCAGTACGATCCCTACAGGTTATCCGCCTGAAGTATACTGTGAAGAAGATCTGTTCAAGACAGCACGTCCACTGTATGAAGCAGCTAAGAAACGTGTGGCTGAAAAGAATGCAGCTTCTGATGGCAAGAT from Blautia sp. SC05B48 encodes:
- a CDS encoding NTP transferase domain-containing protein — protein: MQTGALIVAAGKSSRMGDFKPMLQLGSISIAQRVINNFRQAGISKVVVVTGYHADVLECHLASNNVVFLRNENYANTHMFDSVRIGLEYLKDKVDTVLFTPVDVPLFTAQTVTQMLSLGRPLVTPVCNGNPGHPILIRSTLIDSILSDDGKSGLKGAVDNCGEPMYYLNVEDPGIIHDADTPEDYDELLRIHNQSLIRSEIHIQLAREKVFFDEKLYSLLTLIHETGSVRDACERMHISYSTSWNLIHTLESQLHEPLIIRSQGGTRGSHSELTPYGEEFLKRYARFSEETRSCSKKIFEECFGGFLNA
- a CDS encoding molybdopterin-dependent aldehyde oxidoreductase, whose translation is MIKKTLKINGVERILILDKDETLAQVLRNHLLLTGCKIGCGEGHCGACNVIMNGKVTRSCIYKMSRVPDHAEITTIEGVGTISDMHPIQVAWMAYGCAQCGFCSPGFIISAKVLLDNNPSPTREEVRDWFNKQRNLCRCTGYKPLIDATMAAAAVMRGEMTKEDLVFKQTGDSIVGTNYIRPSAAQKVTGTWDFGADDALKMPSGTLRLALTQAKVSHANILSIDTTEAESMPGVVRVITAKDIKAAGGTNKINGLVMLPKHNKTDGFERPVLCDEKIFQFGDAIAIVAADTEEHARAAAEAVKVEIEELPAYMNAMDAIAPDAAEIHPGTPNAFFETNCIKGPDFDWDSIPDSQQVEIESYCSRQPHLHLEPDCGYGYIDEDGMITVHSKSIGIHLHMPMIADGIGVPMENLRIVQNHAGGTFGYKFSPTNEALIGAAVKILERPVSLVFNQFQNITYTGKRSPAFMNIKLAADENGKLLALWGNNYVDHGPYSEFGDLLTMRLSQFTGAGYGINSIRNKSTTVFTNHAWGSAFRAYGSPQSYMGSEIAIDVLAAKMGIDPFDIREMNCYKESEGSTIPTGYPPEVYCEEDLFKTARPLYEAAKKRVAEKNAASDGKIKYGIGVSLGVYGCGLDGVDTSNAFAELNPDGTVTMYAAWEDHGQGADMGVLVSSHETLRQAGIRPEQIKLVMNDTKTCPNAGPAGGSRSQVMSGNACRLAAENLVAAMKKEDGTFRTYDEMVAEGLATKYEGNWVTTFCADHPIDQDTAQGDPFATYMYTIFLPEVAVNTETGKVKVEKFTCVADVGTIMNRLLVEGNFYGGLVQGIGLALTEDFEDLNHDTSLKNCGIPYPNDAPDDIELHFNETYRPSGPYGAAGCGEAPLDAPHPAILNAIYNATGARITRVPARPEKVLAALKELEK